A region from the Colwellia sp. PAMC 21821 genome encodes:
- a CDS encoding porin codes for MKHTYNKIAVVLLSSLSLSAFAADVEVYGKANLSLQSSDEGEGSFTEVKSNASRIGLKGSHDLGDGLTVLYKAEFQVDLDGDSAKGDSITDRNQYVGLAGSFGEVLLGKNDTMLKQSQGKVDVFSDLNGDIKSLWKGENRMADTLSYKSPKFSDFQVGVTYIAEDAVDAEDGVSVAVFYGDAKLKKTNLFASVAVDSDVNGYDITRATVQGKVSGVVLGAMLQTQEKVDGSDEMDGFMVSAKYKMDKLTFKGQYQAADFKNGDDKSGITVGADYSLAKSTKLYTFYTTFDMDSGEDQDYLAAGIEYNF; via the coding sequence ATGAAACATACTTACAACAAAATCGCTGTCGTTTTATTGTCTTCTTTATCATTGTCGGCATTTGCAGCTGATGTTGAAGTTTACGGTAAAGCAAATCTTTCTCTGCAATCTTCTGATGAAGGTGAAGGATCGTTCACAGAAGTTAAAAGCAATGCTTCTCGCATTGGTCTAAAAGGCTCACATGATTTAGGCGATGGCCTAACGGTTTTATATAAAGCTGAGTTCCAGGTTGATTTAGATGGCGATAGTGCTAAAGGCGATAGTATTACAGATCGTAACCAATATGTAGGTTTGGCGGGCAGTTTTGGTGAAGTTTTACTGGGTAAAAATGACACTATGCTTAAACAGTCACAAGGCAAAGTTGATGTGTTCAGCGATTTAAACGGTGATATTAAAAGCTTATGGAAAGGTGAAAACCGTATGGCAGATACGCTTTCTTATAAATCGCCTAAATTTAGTGATTTTCAAGTAGGTGTAACTTATATCGCAGAAGACGCTGTTGATGCCGAAGATGGTGTTTCAGTTGCGGTATTTTACGGTGACGCTAAATTGAAAAAAACAAATTTATTTGCTTCTGTTGCTGTTGATTCAGATGTAAACGGTTACGACATTACGCGTGCAACAGTGCAAGGTAAAGTGTCAGGTGTTGTACTAGGTGCAATGCTGCAAACCCAAGAAAAAGTAGACGGTAGCGATGAAATGGATGGTTTCATGGTATCGGCTAAATACAAAATGGATAAGCTAACTTTTAAAGGCCAATATCAAGCTGCTGACTTTAAAAATGGCGACGATAAATCAGGTATTACTGTTGGCGCAGATTATTCATTAGCGAAAAGTACTAAGTTATACACTTTCTATACTACTTTTGATATGGACAGTGGCGAAGATCAAGATTACTTGGCTGCGGGTATTGAATACAACTTTTAA
- the phoB gene encoding phosphate regulon transcriptional regulator PhoB — translation MNRQILVVEDDTAIREMITFVLEQNGFNAIEAETIEQAQAKIKEPYPDLILLDWMLPGGTGVKLAISLKQNEYTRSIPIIMLTARADEDDKVKGFDAGIDDYVTKPFSPKELIARIKAVIRRVAPTALEESIDFHGITLDPVAHRVSINDKALELGPTEFRLLHFFLTHTERVYSREQLLDNVWGTNVYVEDRTVDVHIRRLRKAISGEGHEEFIQTVRGSGYRFSGKIKTSG, via the coding sequence ATGAATAGACAAATTTTGGTTGTAGAAGACGATACGGCAATAAGAGAAATGATCACCTTCGTTTTAGAGCAAAATGGTTTCAATGCCATAGAGGCTGAAACAATAGAACAAGCACAAGCAAAAATTAAAGAACCTTATCCCGATTTGATTTTACTTGATTGGATGCTACCGGGTGGTACGGGCGTTAAGTTAGCAATATCGTTAAAACAGAATGAGTATACACGCTCTATTCCCATTATTATGTTAACGGCCAGAGCCGATGAAGATGATAAGGTAAAAGGCTTTGACGCTGGTATTGATGACTATGTTACTAAACCTTTTTCCCCGAAAGAATTAATTGCACGTATTAAAGCCGTTATTCGACGCGTTGCACCAACCGCGTTGGAGGAGTCAATCGACTTTCATGGCATTACGTTAGACCCCGTAGCGCATCGTGTGTCAATTAACGATAAAGCCCTTGAGCTTGGGCCAACAGAGTTTCGTTTGTTACATTTTTTTCTCACCCATACTGAGCGTGTTTATAGCCGAGAGCAATTACTAGATAATGTATGGGGCACTAATGTTTATGTTGAGGATAGAACGGTTGATGTTCATATTCGACGTTTACGTAAAGCTATTTCAGGCGAAGGGCATGAAGAATTCATTCAGACCGTTCGTGGTTCTGGTTACCGCTTTTCGGGCAAAATTAAAACCTCAGGTTAA
- the phoR gene encoding phosphate regulon sensor histidine kinase PhoR, translated as MYFRISARALITRIFGLLFASAIIGYLLGQTFLVVCLVSLGLLAWHYSHLFKLIQWLWQGKSISPPQANGVWGRIYDGLYRRIRKQRLKQKQLNERIRKFRDGAEALPDGALVLSNELIILWGNKKSSQLLGVRWPGDVGQRIDNLIRFPEFSKYLEDGDYDSPCLIVSPINNELQLELRMMTYGSDQILLLARDISNIQRLEEMRRDFVANVSHELKTPLTVVRGYVEMVQASETALDPHWKKAFTTIETQVSRMDRLVEQLLVLSRVENNVDANNHQQVDLSRLIISILEEVQWLNQDKNHSINNDISPNLSINGNEHELKSACLNLIANAIAYTPDNGVIDISLRNDGNKIRFSVKDNGSGIKPEHVNRLTERFFRVDKSRSRDTGGSGLGLAIVKHVLNHHHGELSIESEWQNGSEFIIYFTPEISE; from the coding sequence ATGTATTTTCGTATTTCAGCTCGCGCGCTTATAACTCGTATTTTTGGTTTACTTTTTGCCAGCGCCATTATTGGTTATTTGCTCGGTCAAACCTTTCTTGTTGTTTGTCTAGTTTCACTAGGTTTGCTTGCTTGGCATTACAGTCATTTATTTAAATTAATTCAGTGGCTGTGGCAAGGTAAATCAATTTCACCCCCGCAAGCCAATGGGGTTTGGGGCAGAATATACGATGGTCTTTACCGCCGAATTCGTAAGCAACGTTTAAAGCAAAAGCAATTAAATGAGCGAATTAGAAAATTTCGCGATGGTGCCGAAGCATTGCCCGATGGGGCGTTAGTGCTGTCAAATGAACTCATTATTTTATGGGGAAATAAAAAATCCTCTCAACTTTTAGGTGTACGTTGGCCTGGAGATGTTGGTCAACGTATTGATAATTTGATTCGATTTCCAGAATTTTCTAAATATTTAGAAGACGGCGATTACGATAGCCCATGCCTTATTGTTTCCCCAATTAATAACGAATTACAGCTAGAACTGCGCATGATGACTTACGGCAGTGATCAAATTTTATTATTGGCGCGTGACATCAGTAATATTCAACGACTAGAAGAAATGCGTCGCGATTTTGTCGCGAATGTCTCTCATGAGTTAAAAACGCCATTAACCGTGGTACGAGGTTATGTTGAAATGGTGCAAGCAAGTGAAACTGCACTGGATCCACATTGGAAAAAAGCCTTTACCACGATTGAAACACAAGTGTCTCGAATGGACAGGTTAGTCGAGCAATTGTTGGTGCTATCTAGGGTCGAGAATAATGTCGATGCCAACAATCATCAGCAAGTCGACTTGTCGCGTTTAATTATATCAATACTCGAAGAGGTGCAGTGGCTAAACCAAGATAAAAATCACAGTATTAACAATGATATTTCGCCGAATTTAAGTATTAATGGCAATGAACACGAATTAAAAAGCGCGTGCTTGAATTTAATTGCTAATGCTATCGCCTATACCCCAGACAATGGTGTTATAGATATTTCGCTTCGAAACGACGGTAATAAAATACGCTTTAGTGTTAAAGATAATGGCTCAGGTATTAAACCTGAGCATGTTAATCGTTTAACAGAGCGCTTTTTCCGTGTCGATAAGTCTAGGTCGCGTGATACTGGTGGTTCTGGCTTAGGTTTGGCAATAGTTAAACATGTGTTGAATCATCATCATGGTGAGCTTTCTATCGAAAGTGAGTGGCAAAACGGTAGTGAATTTATTATTTACTTTACCCCTGAAATATCTGAATAA
- a CDS encoding phosphate ABC transporter substrate-binding protein PstS family protein produces MSLKRTLGVIGLSSLINFSALAVDNDLPTYKKVSGVSGNVSSVGSDTLANMMTFWAEEFKRTYPNVNVQIQAAGSSTAPPALTEATSNLGPMSRKMKSREIEAFEKRYGYKPTAVRVAIDALAVFVHKDNPIKGLRIDQVDAIFSNNRKCGALKDVDRWGDLGLTGDWTGKDVQLYGRNSVSGTYGYFKKKALCKGDFKNSVNEQPGSASVVQSVSASLNGIGYSGIGYKTSGVRALPLAKKGENYIEANMENAISKKYPLSRFLYVYVNKHPNKPLAPMEAEFLKMVLSKSGQSIVEKDGYIPLPASVVAKEFTKLGL; encoded by the coding sequence ATGAGTTTAAAACGGACATTAGGCGTTATTGGTTTATCTAGCCTTATCAATTTTTCTGCATTAGCAGTCGATAATGATTTACCAACCTATAAGAAAGTTAGCGGAGTTTCAGGCAATGTTTCGTCTGTAGGCTCTGACACGCTAGCCAATATGATGACATTTTGGGCCGAAGAGTTTAAGCGCACGTATCCCAATGTTAATGTACAAATTCAAGCTGCAGGTTCTTCAACAGCGCCACCTGCTTTAACGGAAGCTACGTCTAACCTTGGGCCTATGAGCCGTAAGATGAAGTCACGTGAGATTGAAGCCTTCGAGAAACGTTACGGTTACAAACCCACGGCTGTTCGTGTAGCAATTGATGCTTTAGCGGTATTTGTACACAAAGATAACCCAATTAAAGGTCTGCGCATTGACCAGGTTGATGCGATTTTTTCTAATAATCGTAAATGTGGCGCGCTTAAAGATGTTGATCGCTGGGGCGATTTAGGTTTAACCGGTGACTGGACGGGTAAAGATGTGCAGTTATACGGTCGTAATTCCGTATCAGGTACTTACGGTTACTTTAAAAAGAAAGCGTTATGTAAAGGTGATTTTAAAAATAGCGTAAACGAGCAACCGGGTTCAGCCTCGGTTGTTCAGTCAGTTTCTGCATCGTTAAACGGCATTGGTTACTCAGGTATTGGCTATAAAACATCGGGTGTACGAGCATTACCACTGGCTAAAAAAGGTGAAAACTATATTGAAGCTAATATGGAAAATGCCATTTCTAAAAAGTATCCATTATCACGATTTTTATATGTTTATGTAAATAAACACCCAAACAAACCTTTAGCGCCTATGGAAGCTGAGTTTTTGAAAATGGTTTTATCAAAATCAGGACAAAGCATAGTTGAGAAAGATGGCTATATTCCTTTACCTGCTTCAGTTGTAGCCAAAGAGTTTACAAAGTTAGGTTTATAA
- a CDS encoding ACT domain-containing protein: protein MNHLIISFITADRPGIVKVLSDLISEHKANWKKSSLHQMSGVFAGVIEIAVPAENAENLAEKLAELPGFKMQIEHVQQQASTPETLLVLELTANDRAGIVQEISSTIHHHGGNLLKLVSTQESAPHAGHELFKAKVTISAEKNNIEPMIDALENLADDLMVDISR, encoded by the coding sequence ATGAATCACCTTATTATTTCTTTTATCACCGCTGACCGCCCAGGCATAGTAAAAGTTTTGTCCGATCTGATTTCTGAACATAAAGCTAATTGGAAGAAATCTAGCTTGCATCAAATGTCAGGAGTTTTTGCCGGTGTAATCGAAATTGCAGTGCCCGCTGAAAACGCAGAAAATTTAGCTGAAAAACTTGCTGAGCTACCTGGCTTTAAAATGCAAATAGAGCATGTGCAACAGCAAGCATCAACACCTGAAACTTTGCTAGTTTTAGAGTTAACAGCAAATGATAGAGCGGGTATCGTACAAGAGATATCTTCAACTATTCATCATCATGGTGGTAACTTACTTAAATTAGTAAGCACACAGGAAAGTGCCCCGCATGCGGGTCATGAATTATTCAAAGCAAAAGTGACTATTTCGGCTGAAAAAAACAATATCGAACCCATGATTGATGCGCTTGAAAATTTAGCTGATGACCTGATGGTAGATATTTCTCGATAA
- a CDS encoding PilZ domain-containing protein: MQNRRQFTRILFSLQAELAIEQHVFNVKITDISLNGALLSLDTKGLTLKGMRGVLSFQLNDTDAKIVMNVTVAHQEVDVIGLRCNGIDIDSVSLLRRLIELNLADDEQFHKELSQLTHT, translated from the coding sequence ATGCAGAATAGACGTCAATTTACTCGAATACTTTTCTCTCTGCAGGCCGAATTAGCAATAGAGCAGCACGTATTTAATGTGAAGATTACTGATATCTCATTAAATGGCGCTTTGCTTTCCTTAGACACTAAAGGGCTAACCCTAAAAGGTATGCGCGGTGTCTTGTCATTTCAATTAAACGATACCGACGCCAAAATCGTGATGAACGTCACTGTAGCTCACCAAGAAGTTGATGTTATAGGTCTTCGATGTAATGGGATTGATATTGACAGTGTTAGTTTATTACGGCGTTTAATTGAGCTTAATCTCGCAGACGATGAGCAATTTCATAAAGAGCTATCCCAGCTAACCCATACTTAA
- the ettA gene encoding energy-dependent translational throttle protein EttA has product MAQPLPDKFIMSMNRVSKVVPPKRTILKDISLSFFPGAKIGVLGLNGSGKSTLLRIMAGLDTEFEGEAKALAGTKIGYLPQEPILDEAKTVREIVEEAVSEVKNAMARLDQVYAEYAEPEADFDALAKEQGQLEDIINSQDGHNIDNVLERAADALRLPDWEQKIGVLSGGERRRVALCRLLLQKPDMLLLDEPTNHLDAESVAWLERFLHDYPGTVVAITHDRYFLDNVAGWILELDRGHGIPYEGNYSSWLEQKNARLEQESKSESALQKTIKQELEWVRSNPKARQSKSKARMARFEELNSQDHQKRNETNELYIPPGPRLGDKVLDVNNLTKSFGDRVLIDNLSFSVPKGAIVGIIGPNGAGKSTLFKIMSGAEQPDSGQVELGDTVKLASVDQFRDDMDNSKTVYQEISQGHEILQIGTFEIPSRAYVSRFNFKGNDQQKIIGDLSGGERNRVHLAKLVQTGGNVLLLDEPTNDLDVETLRALEEALLEFPGCAMVISHDRWFLDRIATHILDYRDEGQINFYEGNYTDYEEWLKKTYGPAAAEPHRIKYKKIG; this is encoded by the coding sequence ATGGCACAACCATTACCAGATAAATTCATTATGTCGATGAACCGCGTTTCAAAAGTGGTTCCTCCGAAACGCACAATATTAAAAGATATTTCACTGTCCTTTTTCCCTGGTGCAAAAATTGGTGTGCTAGGTCTCAATGGCTCTGGTAAATCAACCTTGCTTCGCATTATGGCTGGCCTTGACACTGAGTTTGAAGGTGAAGCAAAAGCACTTGCTGGTACTAAAATAGGTTACTTGCCACAGGAGCCAATTTTAGATGAAGCCAAAACCGTCCGTGAAATTGTTGAAGAGGCAGTTTCTGAAGTTAAAAATGCCATGGCACGTTTGGATCAAGTTTATGCTGAATACGCTGAACCTGAAGCCGACTTTGACGCCTTAGCAAAAGAACAAGGCCAATTAGAAGATATTATCAATAGCCAAGATGGCCATAATATCGATAACGTATTAGAACGTGCCGCCGATGCTTTGCGCTTGCCTGATTGGGAACAAAAAATTGGCGTACTGAGTGGTGGTGAACGTCGCCGTGTCGCACTTTGTCGTTTGTTATTGCAAAAACCTGACATGTTGCTACTTGATGAGCCAACCAACCATTTAGATGCTGAGTCTGTAGCTTGGTTAGAGCGTTTCTTACATGATTACCCCGGCACCGTTGTGGCGATTACCCATGATAGATATTTCTTAGACAATGTGGCTGGCTGGATTTTAGAGCTTGATAGAGGACATGGTATTCCTTATGAAGGCAACTACTCTTCATGGTTAGAGCAAAAAAATGCTCGTCTTGAGCAAGAAAGTAAAAGTGAAAGTGCGCTACAAAAAACTATCAAGCAAGAACTTGAGTGGGTGCGTTCAAATCCTAAAGCACGTCAATCAAAAAGCAAAGCCCGTATGGCACGCTTTGAAGAGCTTAATAGTCAAGATCATCAAAAGCGTAATGAAACAAATGAGTTGTACATTCCACCGGGACCGCGTTTGGGTGATAAAGTATTAGATGTGAATAACTTAACCAAATCTTTTGGCGATAGAGTACTCATTGATAACTTAAGTTTTAGCGTTCCTAAAGGTGCTATTGTTGGTATTATCGGGCCAAACGGTGCCGGTAAATCTACCTTATTCAAAATAATGTCAGGTGCTGAACAGCCAGACTCTGGTCAGGTAGAATTGGGTGATACCGTTAAGCTTGCCAGTGTTGATCAGTTCCGTGATGACATGGATAACAGCAAAACGGTTTACCAAGAAATATCTCAAGGCCATGAAATTTTACAAATTGGTACCTTTGAAATTCCAAGTCGTGCTTACGTTAGCCGCTTTAACTTTAAAGGTAATGATCAACAAAAAATTATTGGTGATTTATCTGGTGGTGAACGTAACCGTGTTCATTTAGCTAAACTTGTGCAAACCGGTGGTAACGTATTACTGCTTGATGAACCAACCAACGATCTAGATGTTGAAACGTTGCGTGCACTAGAAGAAGCATTATTAGAATTCCCGGGCTGTGCCATGGTTATTTCGCATGATCGCTGGTTCCTTGACCGCATCGCTACTCATATTTTGGATTACCGTGACGAAGGTCAAATCAACTTCTATGAAGGTAACTATACCGACTACGAAGAATGGTTGAAGAAAACTTATGGCCCAGCAGCGGCTGAACCACACAGAATCAAATATAAAAAAATAGGTTAA
- a CDS encoding sensor domain-containing diguanylate cyclase: MTDKINNTESLLQQISVMSSVLNNIGSYVFSKDLAGNYTYVNANVEALFQRPAKDIIGKNDSHFFDLDILDELLENDRKVINEKVSLTKEETNVIKSSGKILTYKVIKTPIFNAIGEVIGISGISTDITLQKKLETDNQNQKHLLDVVLNNVDAYIYMKDAQRRYRYVNSRVAELIGLPAEEIIGKFDHDVVPPKYAEHFWKNDKVVFELNKKVVMNETLEDADKKVHHYLSTKVPFQLNGDMQTMVAFSTDVTELYQLKEKFEQLANTDELTAIYNRRYFFENANREFKRAKRHQQPMAVISLDVDHFKAVNDQYGHPIGDQVLIKISQLISTTIRAEDIFARIGGEEFSILLPNITKPKSLQAAERLRELLDTSPILINNNIKLPIKISLGVSVIKACDSCFQDLYARSDSALYKAKSHGRNHVYLMD; this comes from the coding sequence ATGACAGATAAAATTAATAATACAGAGTCGTTATTGCAGCAAATATCAGTAATGTCTAGTGTACTGAATAACATCGGTTCATATGTTTTTAGTAAAGATTTAGCCGGTAATTATACTTATGTAAATGCCAACGTTGAAGCTTTGTTTCAGAGACCTGCGAAAGATATTATAGGTAAAAACGACAGTCATTTTTTTGATTTAGATATACTTGATGAATTATTAGAAAACGATCGTAAAGTGATCAATGAAAAGGTTTCCCTAACAAAAGAAGAAACCAATGTCATTAAATCTTCCGGAAAAATCCTCACCTACAAAGTCATTAAAACCCCGATATTCAATGCTATTGGTGAAGTTATTGGTATTTCTGGGATATCAACCGATATTACTCTGCAAAAAAAGCTAGAAACTGATAATCAGAATCAAAAGCATTTACTCGACGTAGTGCTAAATAATGTTGATGCCTACATTTATATGAAAGATGCCCAACGCCGCTATCGCTATGTTAATAGCCGTGTTGCTGAACTTATTGGTCTTCCTGCAGAAGAAATTATTGGCAAATTCGATCACGACGTTGTTCCTCCAAAGTATGCCGAACACTTTTGGAAAAATGACAAAGTTGTTTTTGAACTCAATAAAAAAGTGGTGATGAACGAAACATTAGAAGATGCTGACAAAAAAGTTCATCATTACCTCAGTACAAAAGTGCCTTTTCAATTAAATGGTGACATGCAAACGATGGTCGCCTTTTCTACTGATGTGACTGAGCTATATCAACTAAAAGAAAAATTTGAACAACTTGCTAATACAGATGAACTCACCGCGATTTATAATCGTCGTTACTTTTTTGAAAATGCCAATCGTGAATTCAAACGAGCGAAAAGGCACCAACAGCCAATGGCTGTTATCTCGTTAGATGTTGACCATTTCAAGGCCGTTAATGATCAATATGGCCACCCAATCGGCGATCAAGTGTTAATAAAAATTTCACAATTAATTTCCACTACCATCAGAGCAGAAGATATTTTTGCTCGCATTGGCGGAGAAGAGTTTTCAATATTACTACCAAACATCACTAAACCTAAGAGTCTTCAAGCAGCGGAAAGGTTACGTGAATTATTAGATACAAGCCCGATATTAATTAACAATAATATAAAGTTACCGATAAAAATAAGCCTTGGCGTATCTGTAATAAAGGCCTGCGACAGTTGTTTTCAAGATCTCTATGCCCGCTCTGATAGTGCTTTATATAAAGCGAAATCTCATGGTAGAAATCATGTTTATCTGATGGATTAA
- a CDS encoding CBS domain-containing protein, producing MNISQIMQRKLITLDMDDTLANAKKLFEQHNMHHILINNKSTLAGVITDRDLWQNLSPTVGTRNETPQDSFILNKKVHLIMARDLITATEDVSLTDAILLFHDHKISCLPIVNKNQQAVGIITWRDIIKVIAVQYRRKNNDHIPTQSDSKNEFNTDNQDNIDK from the coding sequence ATGAATATTAGTCAAATAATGCAGCGTAAATTAATAACCTTAGATATGGATGACACTTTAGCGAATGCTAAAAAGCTGTTTGAGCAACATAATATGCATCACATATTAATCAATAATAAGTCGACCTTAGCGGGGGTTATTACCGACCGTGATTTATGGCAAAACTTAAGCCCCACCGTTGGTACGCGAAATGAAACGCCACAAGACAGTTTTATACTGAATAAAAAAGTGCATTTGATCATGGCTCGGGATCTTATCACCGCAACAGAAGATGTTAGCTTAACTGATGCAATACTGTTATTTCATGACCATAAAATATCTTGCCTTCCTATCGTGAATAAAAATCAACAAGCTGTTGGCATTATTACTTGGCGCGACATTATTAAGGTCATTGCAGTGCAATATCGCCGCAAAAATAATGACCACATACCAACGCAAAGCGACAGCAAAAATGAGTTTAACACCGACAACCAAGATAATATCGATAAGTAA
- a CDS encoding ABC transporter permease subunit: MYLLYVIKPIFESAKVEPSAQFVINEEYKVLATGVDELKEVAYSITEQGNINFYQLVNGGGYKAGDKILSKQLVAYGESIKQLVNVGQENKLLLDSAGNVQLVAPSFSANFDSGQRVIIPSLRYPLGEDYLPIDENSAALTKLSFAMNDEKAVFVGFTDDNRLIKTTLLAEDDFSYDTAFEVQYEEIDYSAKFINDILVSPDLAMVFVRQGDQVAVFSLDDDEAELKATIIPQLAQNKSTPNHITAMALLSGGSSILLGDDKGSVSQWFEVATEQGREFKEIRRFNVSDHEPVVAIYTEQFRKSFYTVTPSGEMGMFYTTSEADLWRGKLHQGNAQAFAIAPRADGLVMFSDNELALFSVENEHPEVTWQALWEEVWYEGYPEPEFIWQSTSGSDDFEAKFSLVPISFGTIKAATYAMMFAVPIALTAAIYTAYFMTPGMRRKVKPTIEMMEALPTVILGFLAGLWLAPIIEIYLPAICLLLIFIPSSVFITAFAWHKLPREYKTHIPETWAPIILIPAILVAAYAAFAFSPILELHLFGGDVRQFITNDLGIDFDQRNALVVGIAMGFAVIPTIFSMAEDAIFSVPKHLTSGSLALGATQWQTLIKVVLLTASPGIFSAVMMGLGRAVGETMIVLMATGNTPILDWSIFQGMRTLAANIAVEMPESEVGSSHYRILFLAAFVLFVFTFVFNTLAEFIRQRLREKYSSM; this comes from the coding sequence ATGTATTTACTTTACGTGATAAAACCTATTTTTGAATCTGCAAAAGTTGAACCTAGCGCACAATTTGTTATTAACGAAGAATATAAAGTGCTAGCAACCGGAGTTGATGAGTTAAAGGAGGTTGCCTACAGCATTACAGAGCAGGGCAATATTAACTTTTATCAATTAGTTAATGGTGGTGGTTATAAAGCCGGCGATAAAATACTTTCCAAGCAGCTAGTAGCTTACGGTGAAAGTATCAAGCAGCTAGTTAATGTCGGCCAAGAGAATAAGTTATTGCTTGATAGTGCCGGTAACGTGCAGCTTGTTGCCCCCAGTTTTTCTGCTAATTTTGACAGTGGTCAAAGGGTCATAATTCCAAGTCTTCGTTACCCATTAGGTGAGGATTATTTGCCTATCGATGAAAATAGCGCTGCATTGACCAAACTTTCATTCGCTATGAATGATGAAAAGGCAGTTTTCGTTGGTTTTACTGATGATAATCGCTTGATTAAAACTACTTTACTTGCCGAAGACGATTTCAGTTATGACACGGCCTTTGAAGTGCAATATGAAGAAATTGATTACTCGGCAAAGTTTATTAATGATATTTTGGTCTCGCCGGATTTAGCCATGGTATTTGTTCGCCAAGGAGATCAAGTCGCTGTGTTTTCATTAGATGACGATGAAGCTGAGCTAAAAGCGACCATTATCCCGCAACTCGCACAAAACAAATCAACACCAAATCACATTACCGCTATGGCGTTACTTTCCGGTGGTAGCTCAATTCTCCTAGGTGACGACAAGGGGTCTGTGAGTCAGTGGTTTGAAGTGGCAACCGAGCAAGGACGTGAATTTAAAGAAATTCGACGTTTTAATGTCAGCGACCATGAACCTGTAGTCGCGATATATACTGAGCAATTTCGTAAAAGTTTTTATACCGTAACACCGTCAGGTGAAATGGGCATGTTTTATACCACCAGTGAAGCAGATTTATGGCGAGGTAAATTACATCAAGGTAATGCTCAAGCTTTTGCTATTGCACCTCGTGCCGATGGTTTAGTGATGTTTTCTGACAATGAATTAGCGCTTTTCTCTGTTGAAAATGAACATCCGGAAGTTACCTGGCAAGCACTTTGGGAAGAAGTTTGGTATGAAGGTTACCCAGAACCTGAGTTTATTTGGCAATCGACTTCAGGCTCTGATGATTTTGAAGCAAAATTCTCTTTAGTGCCTATTTCATTCGGTACTATTAAAGCAGCAACATACGCGATGATGTTTGCCGTACCTATCGCTTTAACTGCAGCCATATATACCGCTTATTTTATGACGCCAGGTATGCGACGAAAAGTTAAGCCAACCATTGAAATGATGGAAGCGTTGCCAACCGTAATTTTAGGTTTCTTGGCTGGGCTGTGGCTTGCGCCAATTATCGAAATTTACTTACCTGCTATCTGCTTATTGCTGATATTTATTCCGTCATCGGTATTTATTACTGCTTTTGCGTGGCATAAATTACCGCGAGAATACAAAACCCATATTCCTGAAACATGGGCGCCAATTATTTTAATTCCCGCCATTTTAGTGGCAGCTTATGCGGCATTCGCGTTTTCCCCCATATTGGAATTACATTTATTTGGCGGTGATGTTAGACAGTTTATTACCAATGATTTAGGCATTGATTTTGACCAACGAAATGCCTTAGTTGTAGGCATAGCAATGGGTTTTGCGGTTATTCCAACCATATTTTCTATGGCTGAAGATGCCATATTTAGTGTGCCTAAACATTTAACCAGTGGCTCATTGGCCTTAGGTGCTACGCAATGGCAAACCCTTATCAAAGTGGTATTGCTAACAGCAAGCCCAGGTATTTTCTCCGCCGTTATGATGGGGCTAGGACGCGCCGTGGGTGAAACTATGATTGTCTTAATGGCGACCGGTAATACGCCAATTCTTGACTGGAGTATTTTCCAAGGTATGAGAACGCTCGCTGCCAATATTGCGGTTGAAATGCCAGAGTCGGAAGTGGGCAGCTCTCATTATCGAATTCTGTTCTTGGCAGCATTTGTTTTATTTGTATTTACTTTTGTATTCAACACGCTTGCTGAGTTTATTCGTCAGCGTTTGCGTGAAAAATACAGCTCAATGTAG